A genome region from Bacteroidia bacterium includes the following:
- the folB gene encoding dihydroneopterin aldolase: MTTISLEGIIIKAPIGFYKAERMLKRNFAVDIKVLIPLEASALEDDVANTINYEALHSIVQSEMEKPAKLIETVAAKIANEVQIKFPQVRQVWVKISKPDPMMNGTIRQSAIEYVWSSPEA, translated from the coding sequence ATGACTACCATCTCTTTAGAAGGCATCATAATAAAAGCACCTATTGGATTCTATAAGGCTGAGCGAATGCTGAAACGGAATTTTGCTGTGGATATTAAGGTCTTAATTCCTCTGGAAGCATCCGCTTTGGAGGATGACGTTGCCAATACCATAAATTATGAAGCGCTGCATTCCATTGTGCAAAGCGAAATGGAGAAACCCGCAAAACTGATCGAAACGGTAGCCGCCAAGATTGCGAATGAAGTGCAAATAAAATTTCCACAGGTACGGCAGGTATGGGTAAAAATATCCAAGCCTGATCCTATGATGAATGGCACCATCAGGCAATCAGCCATTGAGTATGTATGGAGCTCTCCGGAGGCCTGA